From Cellulomonas chengniuliangii, the proteins below share one genomic window:
- the typA gene encoding translational GTPase TypA: protein MSVRSDLRNVAIVAHVDHGKTTLVDAMLWQAGSFGDHAHVDERAMDSGDLEREKGITILAKNTAIRYTGPAAAAAGEPGGITINVIDTPGHADFGGEVERGLSMVDGVVLLVDASEGPLPQTRFVLRKALEAKLPVILVVNKVDRPDSRISEVVVEATDLLLGLASDLHEEVPDLDLDAILDVPVVYAAAKAGRASTVQPADGTLPTDSDNLEPLFATIIEKIPAPTYEEGAPLQAHVTNLDASPFLGRLALLRIFNGTIHKGQTVAWARADGTLQNVKITELLETKALDRVPTDSAGPGDIVAVAGIENITIGETLTDPDDPRPLPLIKVDDPAISMTIGINTSPLAGRGGKNHKVTARQVKDRLDKELIGNVSLRVLPTERPDAWEVQGRGELALAILVEQMRREGFELTVGKPQVVTRTIDGKRHEPMERMTIDVPEEYLGSVTQLLAQRKGRMETMSNHGTGWVRMEFVVPARGLIGFRTRFLTDTRGTGIASSIAEGYEPWVGPIETRVNGSLVADRAGVVTPFAMINLQERGSFFVDPTQEVYEGMIVGENSRNEDMDVNITKEKKLTNMRAASSDTFENLTPPRHLTLEESLEFAREDECVEVTPEVVRIRKVILDQTERARAFARTKRA from the coding sequence ATGTCTGTGCGCTCCGACCTGCGCAACGTCGCGATCGTCGCCCACGTCGACCACGGCAAGACCACCCTCGTCGACGCCATGCTCTGGCAGGCGGGGTCGTTCGGCGACCACGCCCACGTCGACGAACGGGCGATGGACTCGGGGGACCTCGAGCGTGAGAAGGGCATCACGATCCTCGCCAAGAACACGGCGATCCGGTACACGGGTCCCGCGGCGGCGGCGGCCGGCGAGCCTGGCGGCATCACCATCAACGTGATCGACACCCCGGGCCACGCCGACTTCGGCGGCGAGGTCGAGCGCGGCCTGTCCATGGTCGACGGCGTCGTGCTGCTGGTCGACGCGTCGGAGGGCCCGCTGCCCCAGACGCGCTTCGTGCTCCGCAAGGCGCTCGAGGCCAAGCTGCCCGTGATCCTCGTGGTCAACAAGGTCGACCGCCCTGACTCGCGCATCTCCGAGGTCGTCGTCGAGGCCACCGACCTGCTGCTCGGCCTCGCGAGCGACCTGCACGAGGAGGTCCCGGACCTCGACCTGGACGCGATCCTCGACGTGCCCGTCGTGTACGCCGCCGCCAAGGCCGGCCGTGCCTCGACCGTCCAGCCGGCCGACGGCACGCTGCCCACCGACAGCGACAACCTCGAGCCGCTGTTCGCGACGATCATCGAGAAGATCCCGGCGCCGACGTACGAGGAGGGCGCCCCCCTCCAGGCGCACGTCACCAACCTCGACGCCTCGCCGTTCCTCGGCCGCCTCGCGCTGCTGCGCATCTTCAACGGCACGATCCACAAGGGCCAGACGGTCGCGTGGGCCCGCGCCGACGGCACGCTGCAGAACGTCAAGATCACCGAGCTGCTCGAGACCAAGGCGCTCGACCGCGTGCCCACCGACTCGGCGGGCCCGGGCGACATCGTCGCCGTGGCCGGCATCGAGAACATCACCATCGGCGAGACGCTCACCGACCCGGACGACCCGCGCCCGTTGCCCCTGATCAAGGTGGACGACCCGGCGATCTCCATGACGATCGGGATCAACACGTCCCCGCTCGCCGGCCGCGGCGGCAAGAACCACAAGGTCACCGCGCGGCAGGTCAAGGACCGCCTCGACAAGGAGCTCATCGGCAACGTGTCGCTGCGCGTGCTCCCCACCGAGCGCCCCGACGCGTGGGAGGTGCAGGGCCGCGGCGAGCTGGCGCTGGCCATCCTCGTCGAGCAGATGCGCCGCGAGGGCTTCGAGCTCACCGTCGGCAAGCCGCAGGTCGTCACGCGCACCATCGACGGCAAGCGCCACGAGCCGATGGAGCGCATGACCATCGACGTGCCCGAGGAGTACCTCGGCTCGGTCACGCAGCTGCTCGCGCAGCGCAAGGGCCGCATGGAGACGATGTCGAACCACGGCACCGGCTGGGTCCGGATGGAGTTCGTGGTCCCGGCCCGTGGCCTGATCGGCTTCCGTACCCGGTTCCTCACTGACACGCGCGGCACCGGCATCGCGTCCTCGATCGCCGAGGGCTACGAGCCGTGGGTCGGGCCGATCGAGACCCGGGTCAACGGCTCGCTCGTCGCCGACCGCGCCGGTGTCGTCACGCCGTTCGCGATGATCAACCTGCAGGAGCGCGGCTCCTTCTTCGTCGACCCCACGCAGGAGGTCTACGAGGGCATGATCGTCGGCGAGAACTCCCGCAACGAGGACATGGACGTCAACATCACCAAGGAGAAGAAGCTCACGAACATGCGCGCTGCCTCCAGCGACACGTTCGAGAACCTCACTCCGCCGCGGCACCTCACGCTCGAG